One Catenulispora sp. GP43 genomic window, GCCTCGACAAAGGCGAGTACCGGGCCTCCCGCATCCGCGACAAGTCCTCGTACTACGACACGAGCCATCTGCTGCCCCGCCAGGAAGTCCTCGAGAAGCTCCGCACCGCCGAGGACGGCCCGGAGATCGTCACCCTGCTGGACCACCTCCGAGGCCGCGGCCAAGGCGACGTCTTCCGCGTCGCGCACCTGACCGACCACCCGGACCCGGACGTCCGCGAAGCCCTCGCCTACGCGCTCTACGGCTTCAACAAAAGAGCCGCTGCAGAGCTCTTTGAAAAGCTCCGCAGCGACGCGGTCCAAGACGTCCGCGAGGCCGCCGGAGCGGACGAGGACGAGGACGAGGACGAGGACGAGGAACGCTAGGGCCTCAAGCGACCCGCTTCAGCCTCGACATGACCACCGCCTCGCGCCTCAGCCTGATGAAGGCCACGGCGTCATCCAGCACATACACCCACGGCAGCACGGAGGCCACGCACCCGCCGAGCGCGAGCCAGACCTTGCAGCTGAACCAGGCGGGGCCGCCCCGGAAAACCGGAGCGGCCCCGCCACCGCCTGTCAGGCCCTCGCGTCACCCCTCGCGGGACACCGTCGCCACCTCACCGCCGTGCGCCGTCCGCCCCGCCGAACCTGCCGGGGCACCGGCCGGCGCGGAACCAGTCGCACCGCTCTTCGTGTCAGCCTTCGTCCCGACCCCGGCCGGCGTCTCGGCGCCCGCCGCGAACGCGCCGCCGACGCGCACGTGCCCCGGTAGTCCGATCACCCCGGCGACCTGCTGAGCGATCGTGTTCGGCAGCGCCACGGTGCCGCCCATCAGGAACGCGTCGTACAAGCTCGCCGACTGACCGTGCAGGTACGACAGCATCGCCGGGCTGACGCCGGTGGGCGCCGTCAGCAGCAGCGGGCCGCCGCGCAGGCCGATCATCGCGCCGCCGGACAGGGCGTCCGGCCAGGTGGCACCGGTGGCCAGGGCCACGTTGGAGTTCGCGGCGAAGAAGTCCTGCGCGACCATCAGGGACGTCGAGTACCGGTCCGCGCCGGCCAGCTTGCGCCGCGAGATCTCCGACGGCCAGGCCGGCATCTTGCCGCTCTGGTAGGCCGAGATCAGGGCCGCGTCGCCCGGTCCGCCGATGGTGACCAGTTCGGTGCCGCCGGCCGTGTCCGGGTCCGGGTTCAGCGTCTTGAGGTAGTCCAAGGTCTCCTTCGGCATGGCCCCGCCGTCGGTCAGCAGCACCGGTTCGCCGGTCGCGCCGGCGGCCAGCGCGTCCGGGAACTGCGCGCCGGTCGCGATCATCACCATGCCCGGGCGCGGGTTGATCTGCTTGGCGATGGCGACCGCCGTGCCGTAGCGGGTCTGCCCGGCCAGCCGCACCACCGTGTAGTGCGACAGCGCCGAGGCCACCGCCGGCGACAGCGCCTGCGTCCCGCCGAGCAGATACACCTTCCCGCCGGGCGCCAGCACGCGCGAGATCTCCGCCTTCACCGCCGGGTCCAGGCCCGCCGAGCCGGTGATCAGCAACGGTGCGTCAGTGCGGACGGCCAGCGCCGAGCCGCCGAGCGCGTCGGCGAAGGTGTCGCTGCGCGCGAGCACGACCGCCCCGGCCGGGATGCGGCCGTCGGCGGCGCCGTGGTTCGCGAAGTTCAGCTGTGAGGCCGCGATCGCGGTCCCGACGCGGTCGGCGCCCCACTCTCGCAGGACGTGGGAGTCGAGGACCGGCGGTGTGAAGTCCGGGTCGTCGGCGTCGGGGATGCTGCCGACCGGAGTACCGCCGGCCGCCGGGATCTCGAGGATCTCGTGGAAGGTCTCGTTGGCGTACGCGAGGTATTTCCCGTCCGGCGACCACGCGGGCTTGCTCGCGCCGTTCGGGTCGTGCGACACCTGGGTGACCCCGCTGCCGTCGGCGTTCGCGGTGAAGATCTGCGCGATGCCGCTGCCGTCCGGCCGCACGAAGGCGATCTTCGACACGTCGGGCGAATACGCCGGCTGCGAAGAGTTCGGGATCAGCTGGCTCGCGCCGCTTCCAGTGAGGCGGTACGTCGAGTGCGCGTCGCCGGTGACGCACTCGTAGATCAGCGACCCGTCCGCTTCGAAGCTCGGGCTGTGCTCCTGCTGGCAGGCGGGGCCGGTCGGGAGGCGGTAGGCGTGGCCGGCCGTGGTCCCGTCGGTGTTCTCCGAGACCAGGTTCGCCACAGCGCCGCCGTCGCCTTGTACGAACACGACGAGGGAACCGTCCCAGCTCACCGCCGGCTCGCTGTCCTTGGTCCGCACCCCGGGCACCCCGGACACCTCGGTCAGCGGCGCGGCACCGCTGCCGTCCGGATGCACCGTCGACAGGCCCGGGTCTGAGCTGTACAGCAGCCGCGTCCCCAGCGGGTTCCACGCCGTGCGGCCCTCGGACTCGGAGGAGACGGTCGCGAGCCGGGGCCCGTCCACGGCCCCGGCCGGCGCGGCGATGATCGACGTCCCGCGCCGGAACGTCAGCGGCGCGACGGTGCCCTGGCCGGCGGGCAGCGGCTGCCCGGTCGGCGCGCCGGGCGGGACCGGGCCGGTCTCGTTGAAGCGGAACAGGCCGCGGGTCGCCGGGCCGCCGTGGCAGGACTGGCTGAACTCCAACTCCATGCTGGCGACCTGGCTGTTGGGACCGTTGGTCCAGGTCAGGTCGTCGATCTTGACCGTGCCCTTGTCGTCCTCGGCGCCGATCTCGTCGCTCGGGCGCCCGCACGGCCCGGTGTTGAACTGGCTGAAGTAGAACCAGGGCTGGGTACCGCCGCCGTAGACGATGCCCTCGGTGTTCGTGTACGTCTGCCCGACGGCCCACTGCTGCCCGGACGGCATGTGGAACGAGAACCCGAACGAGGTCGGGTCCGAGGTCTCGCCGTTGTGGATCGACTGGAAGCTGATGTCGGACGACGGCGGAATACCCCCGCCGTTCAGGTCGGCATTGGCCGTCATCGCGTACGCGGAGCCTTGCTCCACCCCGGTGAACCCGCCGGTGACCATGTCCCCGGCCTGGCCCTCGACCACCAACTCCGTCGCGGGTGCCGCGGCAGCCGCGGCGGTCCCCTTCGGTGCGGCAGTCGCGGCCTGAGCCGACATCGCGGTGTAAGGCGCCGCCCCCAGAACAGCCAAGGCCCCCACAGCCAAGACCGACAATCTCTGCGCGCGCATAGGCGCACCCTCCCCAGGTGAGAATGACGAGCCGAGAGTTTTTCGTGAACGTTATAGCGAAAGGACCCCTGCTGAGCAGGGGTCCTTAGGCGTATCTTCCTACGTCAGGCGTCTACCGATCAGGCGTCGACCACCGAGTGCCCGAACAGCTTCCGGAACGGTGCCTCGTGCGCCGCCCGCAGCTCGGCCAGCGGCACCGTGAACTGCCCCTGCACCTCCAGGGAGTCCCCGTCCACGACGCCCACGCGCGCCACGGGCAGCCCGCGCGCCACGCACATGTCGGTGAACCGCAGTTCCTCGCTGCGCGGCACCGCGACCAGCGCGCGCCCCGCCGACTCCGAGAACAGGGCGACGAACGGGTCCAGCGTGCCGCCCTCGGCGTCCGTCTCCGGCAGGACCAGGCGGGCGCCGTGGCCGCCGCGCAGGCAGCCCTCCACGACCGCCTGGGCCAGGCCGCCGTCGGACAGGTCGTGCGCCGCCGAGAGCATGCCGTCGCGCGAGCCGGCGATCAGCACCTCGCCGAGCACCTTCTCGCGGCGCAGGTCCAGGCGCGGGGGCAGGCCGCCGAGGTGGCCGTGGACCTCGTGGGCCCACTCCGAGCCGCCGAACTCGTCGCGGGTGTCGCCGAGCAGCAGCAGGATCTCGCCCTCGCGCTCGAAGGCGCCGCGGGTGCGGCGGTCGACGTCGTCGATCACCCCGAGCACGCCGACCACCGGGGTCGGGTGGATGTTCACGTCGCCGGTCTGGTTGTAGAACGACACGTTGCCGCCGGTGACCGGGGTCCCCAGCTCCAGGCAGGCGTCGGCCAGACCGCGGCAGGCCTCGGCGAACTGCCACATGACGTCCGGGTCCTCCGGCGAGCCGAAGTTCAGGCAGTCGGTGACGGCCAGCGGCTTGGCGCCGGTGGCCGCCACGTTGCGGTAGGCCTCGGCCAGCGCCAGCTGCGCGCCCTGGTAGGGGTCGAGCTTGGTGAACCGGCCGTTGCCGTCGGTGGACAGCGCCACGCCGAGGGTGGTGCCCGGCAGCGCGGCGTCCAGCCGGACCATCCCGGAGTCCTCGCCGTGCCCGAGGACCGTGTTGCCCTGGACGCGGTGGTCGTACTGCTCCACGGCCCAGGTCTTGTCCGCCAGGTTCGGCGAGCCGACCAGCCGGAGCAGGGTCTCGCGCAGCTCCTCGGCTCCTCCCGGGCGCTTGAGGCGCTCGGCGGTCGGCACGTCGGCCTGCAGCGCGTCCTGCCACTCCGGACGCGCGAACGGCCGGTTGTACACCGGGCCCTCGTGCGCCAGGGTCCGCGGCGGCACGTCCACGATCAGCTCGCCGTGCCACCACATGCGCAGCCGGCCGGTATCGGTGACCTCGCCGAGCGCGGTGGCGGTGACGTCCCACTTGTCGCAGACCGCCAGGAACGCCTCGACCTTGGCCGGTTCGACCACGGCCATCATCCGCTCCTGCGACTCCGACATGAGGACTTCCTCAGGGGTCAGCGTCGAGTCGCGCAGCGGCGCGGCGTCCAGCCGCACGTCCATGCCGCCGGTGCCGGCCGCGGCCAGCTCGGTGGTGGAGCAGGTGAGCCCGGCCGCGCCCAGGTCCTGGATGCCCACGACCAGGTCGGCCGCGAAGATCTCCAGGCAGCACTCGATGAGCACCTTCTCCATGAACGGGTCGCCGACCTGCACGCTGGGGCGCTTGGCCGGGCCGTCCTCGTCGAAGGTGGCGCTGGCCAGCACCGAGGCGCCGCCGATGCCGTCGCCGCCGGTGCGGGCGCCGAACAGGATCACCTGGTTGCCCGGGCCCGGGGCCTTGGCCAGCTTGATCTCGTCGGCCCGCATGACCCCCACGCACAGCGCGTTGACCAGCGGGTTGCCCAGGTAGCAGGGGTCGAAGACGATCTCGCCGCCGATGTTCGGCACGCCCAGGCAGTTGCCGTAGCCGCCGATGCCGGCCACCACGCCGGGCAGCACCCGCGCGGTGTCCGGGGCGTCGGCCGGGCCGAAGCGCAGCGGGTCCATGACGCCGATCGGGCGGGCGCCCATGGTGAGGATGTCGCGGACGATGCCGCCGACCCCGGTCGCCGCGCCCTGGTAGGGCTCGACGTAGGAGGGGTGGTTGTGCGACTCGACCTTGAAGGTGACGGCCAGGCCCTCGCCGACGTCCACGACGCCGGCGTTCTCGCCCGGGCCGACCAGCAGCGCGGCGGTCTTCGGGGCCTTCTCGCCGAACTGCTTCAGGTGCACCCGGGAGGACTTGTACGAGCAGTGCTCGGACCACATGACCGAGTACATGGCCAGCTCCGAGGAGCTGGGACGGCGGCCCAGGATCTCGCGGACGCGCAGGTACTCGTCCTCGGTCATGCCGAGTTCGCGGTACGGCTGCTTCACGTCCGGCGTCTCAGAGGCCTTCGCGACGGTGTCGAAAGCGACGGCGGTGTCCACGAAGACGTCCGTCGTGTCGAACACGTTCTCGGAGGAGTTGCCGGTGCTCATGCGGAAACCAAGCTCTTGAGGATCGAGGTGAAGAACGGCAGGCCGTCGGTGCCCGGACCCGGGTGGGGGCCGGTCAGGTCGTCGATGGCGTACTCGGGGTGCGGCATCAGGCCGACCACGTTGCCGGCGGCGTTGGTGATGCCGGCGATGTCGCGCGCGGCGCCGTTCGGGTTGGCGGTGTAGCGCGCCAGCACCCGGCCCTCGGCCTCCAGCGCGTCGAGCGTGTGCTCGTCGGCGACGAAGCGGCCGTCCATGTTCTTGATCGGGATGACCGCCTCGGCGCCGGCCTCGTAGTCCGAGGTCCACGCGGTGCGGTTGTTCTCGATCCGCAGGGTGACGTCGCGGTTGATGAAGTGCAGGTCGCCGTTGCGGATCATCGCGCCTTCCAGCAGGTGCGCCTCGCACAGGACCTGGAAGCCGTTGCAGATGCCCAGGACCGGCAGGCCGCCGCGGGCGGCGTCGATGATCGTGTCCATCACCGGGGAGAACCGGGCGATGGCGCCGGCGCGCAGGTAGTCGCCGTAGGAGAAGCCACCGGGCAGCACGACCGCGTCCACCTGGTGCAGGTCCTGCTCCTTGTGCCACAGCGCCACCGGCTCGGCCCCGACCGCCGCCGCGGCGCGCAGCGCCTGCTGGTCGTCCAGGGTCCCGGGGAAGGTGACGACGCCGATGCGCGCGGGCATCAGGCGTTCTCGACGTCGGACGACAGCACCGTGACCTTGAAGTCCTCGATCACGGTGTTGGCGAGCAGCTTCTCGGCCATCTGCTCGGCGGTGGCCCGCAGGGTGGCCGGGTCGGCGTCCGCGAGCTCCAGCTCGAAGCGCTTGCCCTGGCGGACGTTGGTGACGGAGTCGAAGCCCATGCGAGGCAGTGCGCGCTGCACCGCCTGGCCCTGGGGGTCGAGGATCTCGGGCTTGAGCATGACGTCGACGAGGACGCGGGCCACGGGTTCTCCCATTCGCTTCAGCCGCGGCACGTCCGCGCCGGGGCTATTGGGTGGCGGTGATCCCCAGTCTACCGGCGGTTATGTGTGCTTCCGCCCGGCCGAGGAGCAGCTCGCCGGAGGCCGCGCCGCGCGCCGTGCGGACCGCCGTGACGGCCCACGCGCCGACCAGCAGCACATACAGCGCGCAGGCGAGCCAGGCGTACGCGGCCAGACCGGTGTGCCGCCACAGCCCCGTGGCCCCGGTCACACAGGTCCCCACCGGGAAGGTGAACGCCCACCAGGTCATCGCGAACGGCAGACCGCGCTTGGCCACGTCCGCGACCACCAGCAGCGCCATGAGCAGCCAGATCATCGCGAAGCCCAGCACCGGCACGCCGTAGATCACGGCGAACGGCTTCAGGGCGGCCGCCAGCTGCGGGCTGACGGCACCGTGCGCGACGTCGGCTAGGTTGTTCACCGCGGTCACCGACTGCCCGAGCGGGCCGAGGACCAGGAACAGGCCGGGGGCCGCGATGGCCGCCCCGACCTTGTGGTGCACCAGCTTGGCGAAGACCACCGGCAGGATGATCATCGTCGCCAGCAGGCTGATGCCGAACATCGCGTAGCAGCCCAGCAGCATCGTCTCGCGCGCCTGGCCGGCCGCCAGGTGCGGGATCAGCTGCGGACCGGTCGCGGCCGAGACCATCGGCGCGACGATCGCCAGCAGCCAGGCCGGAGCGGCACTGCCCTCGGGCAGCTCGTGCCGGGTCATCATCAGGTACGGGACCACGACCGTGGTGGCCAGGCCGACCAGGGTGCCGGCCAGCCACAGCGTCCAGGCCAGGCCGAGCGCCGCGCCGGTGCCGATCCACGCCCGGCCGACGATCATCGTCCCGGCCGAGACCGCGGTCAGCGCCATCGACAGGCAGCCGTAGAACGGGGCGACGGCGGGGTCGAGGATGTCGCGGCGGGCCTGGTCGGCGTGCCAGCGCCAGTGCGCGGCCCGGGCCGCCAGGACCACCGCGAGCCAGAGCGCGGCCAGCGCCCAGACCGCGGTGGCGGCCGCGCGGGGGACGCCGCGCTCGAACCCCGGCAGCCCCGCGCCGGCGTTGGCGATGATCGCCGTGCCCATGACGGAGGCGTACCAGTTCGGTCCGACGCGGCGGAAGACGTCGCGCGCGGCGACGCCGGACCATCGGGAGGCCGGTCCGGCGCCGCGGGGGCGGTGGGCCGTCGGGGAGACCGGAGTCGTCGACGTCACCGGAAGCTGGATCATGTGTGCCATGCCTCCAGCCTCGCCCGCGGCGGCCGGCCGGACTAGACCCCAACTGGGCATGAGGTCATAGAGGTCCTCTATGACCCGATGCCGTGGCCAGCGGCTTCTAGTCGAACTTCACTCCGGTGAGCCGTTCGTAGGCCTCGACGTAGCGGGCCCGGGTGGCCTGCACGACCTCCTCCGGCAGGGCCGGCGGCGGGGTGTCGGACGCGCGGTCCCAGCCCGAGGCCGGGGAGCTGAGCCAGTCGCGCACGAACTGCTTGTCGAAGGACGGCTGCGCACGGCCCGGCTTCCACTCGTCGGCCGGCCAGAAGCGGGACGAGTCCGGGGTCAGCACCTCGTCGGCCAGGACCAGGGTCCCGCCGCGCAGCCGCCCGAACTCGAACTTGGTGTCGGCCAGGATGATTCCGCGCTCCTCGGCGATCTCGCGGGCCCGCGAGTAGACGGCCAGCGTCACGTCCTTCAGATGCGCGGCCAGCTCCGGGTCGGCGATCCGCTCGGCCATCTCGTCGAAGGTGACGTTCTCGTCGTGCTCCCCGATCTCGGCCTTCATCGCCGGGGTGAAGATCGGCCGGTCCAGCCGGGAGCCGTCGACCAGACCGGGGGGCAGCGGCACGCCGTTCGCGGTCCGGTTCCGCTCGTACTCGGCGAGCCCGGAGCCGGTCAGGTAGCCGCGCGCCACGCACTCCACCGGGATCATGGCCAGCTTGCGGCAGAGCATCGAGCGGCCCCGCAGCTCCTCCTTGTAGGGCGCGAGCTCGGCCGGGAACTCGTCCACGTCGGCGCTGATCACATGGTTCGGCACCAGGTCGGCGAGCTGCCTGAACCACCACATCGACAGCTGGGTCAGGATCCGGCCCTTGTCCGGGATCTCTTGCTCCAGCACGAAGTCGTAGGCGGAGATCTTGTCGGAGGCGACGAGCAGGAGATCGTCGCCCACCGCGTACAGGTCGCGGATCTTGCCGCTGGCGAGGTGGTTCAGGCCGGTGATCACGCCCTGAAGCCTACCGGCGCTTCAGCCCGCCTTCGGCTCACGTTCGTACAGCCGCCGCGACCAGGCGTAGGACACCACCCCGATCCCGACACACCAGGCGAGCGTGACGACCAGGTCGCCGCCGATCCGGGTCCCGGTGAGCAGCCCGCGCAGCGTCTCGTTGACCGGCGTGAACGGCTCGTACTCCGAGAACCAGCGCACCCCGGCCGGCAGCGAGTCGGTCGGCACGAACCCGCTGCTCAGGAAGGGCAGCAGCATGAGGAACATCGGCGAGTTGCTCGCGGTCTCCACGCTCTTGGCGGACAGCCCGAGGCCCACGCACAGCCAGGTGACGGCCAAGGTCAGCAACAGCACCACGCCGAGGGCGGCGAACCACTCGGCCGCGTTCGCGTGCGGACGGAAGCCCACGGCGATCGCCGCGCCGGTCACCACCACGATGCCGATCATGGTCTGGATCGTGGCGCCGACCACGTGCCCGGTGAGCACCGAGGACCGTGCGACGGCCATGGTCCGGAAGCGGGCGATGATGCCCTCGGTCATGTCCTGCGCGACGGCGATCGCCGTGCCCTGCGCGGCGGCGGCCACCGCCATCACGATGATCGCGGGGGCGACGTACGCGGCGTAGGCGGCGCGGCCGCCGTGCACGCCGGCCGGGGTGCCGCTGCCGAGGCCGGAGCCGAGCGTGCCGCCGAAGACGTAGACGAACAGGAGCAGGAAGACCAGGGGCATCAGGGTGACCATGAGGGTCAGCGACGGGTAGCGCTGCATGTGGCGCAGGTTGCGGCGCAGCATGATGCGGGCGTGGATCAGGGCGTGCGAGCGGGTGTCGGGCCGGCCGTCCTTGCCGGGCCTGCCGATCTTGCCGGGCCCGCCGATCTTGCCGGGCCTGCCGTTCCTGCCGGTTTCAGGGGCCTTGCCGGTCCTGTCGGTCCCGCCGGTCTCGCTGTCGTCGAAGCCGCTACCGGCCAGTGTCGAGGTGCTCATCCTCAGGCTCCTTTCTTGCCGGTCAGCGCGAAGAACACGTCGTCGAGGTCCGGGGTGTGCACGGCCAGCGCCTCGACCTCGACCGAGGCGTCGTCCAGCTGCCGCAGCAGGGTCCGCAGGGTGCCGACCCGGCCGTCGCCGGCCAGCTGCAGGGTGAGCGCGTCGTCGTCGCGGCCGGTCGGCACGAGGACCAGCGCGGCGGCGTCGAGCGCGGCGCGGTCGGCGAAGGTCAGCTCGATGTGCCCGCCCGGGATCCGGGTCTTGAGCTCGGCCGGCATCCCCTCGGCGACGACGCGCCCGTCGTCCAGCACCGCGACCCGGTGCGCGAGCTGATCGGCTTCGTCCAGGTACTGGGTCGTCAGCAGGATGGTCGTCCCCTCCGCGACCAGCCCGCGGATGATGTCCCACATGACCCGGCGGCTGCGCGGGTCCAGGCCCGTCGTCGGCTCGTCGAGGAAGATCACCTTCGGGTCCCCGACCAGCGTCATCGCCAGGTCGAGCTTGCGCTTCATCCCCCCGGAGTAGGTGGCCGCCGGCTTGCCGGCCGCCTCGGTCAGCTCGAAGCGCTCCAGCAGGTCCTCGGCCCGCCGCCGCCCCGCCGGCCTGGGCAGCAGGTGCAGATCGGCCATCAGCATCAGGTTCTCGCGCCCGGTCAGATAGCCGTCGACGGCGGAGAACTGCCCGGTCACCCCGATCGACCGGCGCACCGCCTGCGGATCGGCCGCGAGGTCGTACCCCGCGATCCGGATGTCCCCGGCGTCGGGGCGCAGGTAGGTGGTCAGGAGGTGGACGGCGGTGGTCTTGCCGGCCCCGTTCGGGCCCAGCAGGGCCAGGATGGTCCCGGCCGGCACGCTCAGATCCATGCCGTCCAGCACGGTCTTCGCGCCGAAGGACTTGCGCAGGCCGCGGGCCCGGATCGCGAGCTCGTCCATCCCCGCGCTCACTCCTCGTCCAGGCGCGGCGCGCGGCGGACGGTGACCTCGCCGAGCTTGGTGCTGGCGTGGATCTCGACCTTGTCGACGGGCTCGCCGGGCGCCGGCTCCTCGGCGGCGTCGAGCTCGTTGTGGACCCGGCCGACCTGGGAGCTCAGGTCCAGCCAGGCCGCGCTGCCCTCCCGGACCCCGACCTCGACGTAGCCGTTCTTGGAGGTGGCGGTCACCTTGCCACGCACCACCTCGCCGATCCGCACCTCGCCGTTGGACGTGGAGGCGGTCAGGTCGGACAGCGCGCGCTCGACGTACACCCCGCCGTTCGCGGACTTCACCGTCGCCGGCCCGGTCACCAGGCCGACCTGCACCTTGCCGTTGCTGTTGGTCACCTCGGCCGCGCCGTCCACGGCGCGGAGCCGGATGACCCCGGACCCGCAGGTCACCGTGGCCGCGCCGCTGATCTCCTCGACCGAGATCTCGCCGACCCCGGAGCGCAGGTCCACCGGCCCGGTCTGGGCCAGCCGCACACCGCCGACGCCGGTCTTGAGCTGGAAGGTGCCGAGCACGCCGACCGACTCGAACTCGCCGATCTCGGCCTCCCCCCGCACGTCGGACTCGGCCGGCACTTCGATGAGCAGGTCGATCGACTCCGGCCGCCTGCTGCTGAAGTTGACGAAGCGGTTGCGCGGCTTGCGGGTGACGACGGTGAGCGTGCCGGTCGCCTCGTCGTACTCGACGCGCGTGTTCTCGGCGGCCTTGATGTCGGCGGCCTTGTCCGGGTCGCTGGGCCGCACCTCGACGACGGTGTCGGCGCGCTCGGAGGCGGCGATGCGGACGTCGGCGACGTAGAGGTCCAGCGCGATGTCGATCGCGGAGGGCGTGTTGAAGGTGGAGGTCCGGGACATGAGAAGGCTCCTTCGCTTGATGTGGTCCGGCTTGGCCGACTCGGCCGACTCGGCCGACTAGGGCGGCTTGGCCGACTAGGCCGACTTGGCCGGCCCGGCCTGATCAGCGGGCCCAGCCGCTGTAGCTGTCACCGACGATCCGGTCGCTCTTGTGCGACCCCTTGCCGCGCGCCGCGCGCCGGTCCTCGTTGGCCAGTCCGGCGGCGGCCGCCCGCACGATCCAGGCATTGACGGACAGTCCCGACGCGGCGGCCGCGTCCTCGATCAGGGCCTTGAGATTCGAGGGCAGCCGCAGGTTGATCCGCACCATGGTGGCGTCGTCGCCCTCGGCGACAGGCAGCCGCACCTCCCCGGGCGCGGACTCGCCGCCGGCGTCGGACGCGGCGGCCTCGGACGGCGCCGGGGTCACGACGAACCCGGCGTTCCCACCCCGCAGCCGCACGTCCACCGATCCGGGGGCGAGCTCGGCCGAGATCTCCTCGGCCGCGGCCGACAGCGCCTCCAGGAGGGTGAGCCGCACCGCGGCATCGAGCGGGGCCACCAGCCGGTCGGCCAGCGCACGCGTCGCCTCGCCGCCGACCTCGGCCGCGGTCGTCAGCTCCCGGCGGAGGCTTTCGACGTATCGGGTGAGTTCCATGGCTCTAGTGTGGCACCACTATGGCACCACTGCAACTCATTGTGGCTCAGCTTGGCACTACGACCTGCCATCCGTGGTGCCACCGCCGATGTTTCACGCGAAACATCCGTGACAAAATGGCCCGTTCCACCCCCGGAAACGCCGAAGCGGCTGCCAGACCGTGGTCTGGCAGCCGCTTCGGCTTGGCTCAACTCATCTCAGCTCAGCTTCGCCAGCTTCTCGAACATCCCGTCCAGCCGCTCCACGAACCGCTCCGGCCGCGTCGCCTCGTCCAGCCGCGCCTCGTCGATGGCCAGCCCGGCGGCGTCGGCCTCCTCGCGCAGCGTCTCGCGGAAGGGCCGGCCGGTCTCCCAGGTCTTCATCGACGCGCGCTGGGTCAGCGGGTAGGCCTGGGTGTCGCGCTCCAGGCCCATCTCGACCAGCTCCAGCAGGACCGTGGAGCTGTAGACCAGGCCGCCGGTGGAGTCCAGGTTGGCGCGCATCCGGTCGGCGTCCACGACCAGGCCGCTCATCAGCCGGATGGTCAGGTTCAGCATGTAGTCCAGGGCGATCGAGGCGTCCGGCAGGGCGATGCGCTCGGTGGAGGAGTGCGAGATGTCGCGCTCGTGCCACAGCGGGATGCCCTCCATGACCGGGACGATCTGGGCCCGGACGATGCGGGCCATGCCGGCCAGGCGCTCGGAGATGATCGGGTTCTTCTTGTGGGGCATCGCCGAGGAGCCCTTCTGCCCCTTGCCGAACGGCTCCCAGAGCTCGCGGACCTCGGTGCGCTGGCCGTGCCGCACCTCCAGCGCGACGGCCTCCAGGACGGTGGCCATGATCGCCAGCGCCGACACCCACTCGGAGACGCCGTCGCGCAGGATCACCTGGGTGGAGACGTCCGCCGCCGTCATGCCCAGCTTGTCGGCGACGAAGGCCTCGATGGCCGGGTCGATGTTGGAGTACGTGCCGACCGCGCCGGAGATCGCCACGACCCCGACCGCCTCGCGCGCGCGGCGCAGCCGGTCGCGGGAGCGGGCCACGCCGAAGGCGAAGTCGGCGACGCGGTGGCCCCAGACGTCCGGCTCGCCGTGGATGCCGTGGGTCCGGCCGACGCGCAGCGTCGCACGGTGCGCCAGCGCGTGGTCGCGCAGCACCGCGACCAGCTTGTCCGCCTTCTCCAGCAGGATGTCGGTGGCCTCGGTGAGCTGCAGCGCCAGCGCCGTGTCCAGCAGGTCCGAGGACGTCATGCCGAAGTGCACGAACGCGGCCGCCTCGCGCGGCTCGGTGTTGTCGGCCCACGCCGACAGGAAGGCGATCACGTCGTGCTGGGTGACGGCCTCGATGGCGGCGACCGCCTCCGGGGTCGGCGGCGCGGCCTCGCGCACCGGCTCCACGGCCGACTCCGGAATCGTGCCGGCAGCCGCGTGCGCCTCCACGACCAGGGTCTCGACCTGGGCCCACAACTCGTACTTGTGGGCTTCGGACCAGACCCGGCCCATCTCGGG contains:
- the purB gene encoding adenylosuccinate lyase, producing MIERYTLPEMGRVWSEAHKYELWAQVETLVVEAHAAAGTIPESAVEPVREAAPPTPEAVAAIEAVTQHDVIAFLSAWADNTEPREAAAFVHFGMTSSDLLDTALALQLTEATDILLEKADKLVAVLRDHALAHRATLRVGRTHGIHGEPDVWGHRVADFAFGVARSRDRLRRAREAVGVVAISGAVGTYSNIDPAIEAFVADKLGMTAADVSTQVILRDGVSEWVSALAIMATVLEAVALEVRHGQRTEVRELWEPFGKGQKGSSAMPHKKNPIISERLAGMARIVRAQIVPVMEGIPLWHERDISHSSTERIALPDASIALDYMLNLTIRLMSGLVVDADRMRANLDSTGGLVYSSTVLLELVEMGLERDTQAYPLTQRASMKTWETGRPFRETLREEADAAGLAIDEARLDEATRPERFVERLDGMFEKLAKLS